A region from the Brassica napus cultivar Da-Ae chromosome C8, Da-Ae, whole genome shotgun sequence genome encodes:
- the LOC106370527 gene encoding uncharacterized protein LOC106370527 isoform X3, producing MKSHAYARICFCASTTQVTRTSHLRLCLQAKRIRCDTQQPQIWLSDVPLSIRFNERTSFEKLPTTVRTIPTEMFRFRPYDQLVELANTGKQLPDKMGELSAIRSTITDRIPKAQRVMLTLCLERKVHMFLNQRFLKLWHWDQMPAMQ from the exons ATGAAAA GCCACGCTTATGCAAGGATCTGTTTCTGTGCTTCGACAACTCAGGTTACGAGAACGTCTCACCTAAGGCTCTGTCTACAGGCTAAGCGGATTCGATGTGACACGCAGCAACCCCAAATTTGGTTATCGGATGTGCCCCTCTCCATACGGTTCAATGAAAGAACTTCTTTTGAAAAGCTACCAACGACCGTTAGGACCATACCTACGGAAATGTTCCGATTCCGACCATACGACCAGTTAGTTGAGCTAGCTAACACCGGCAAACAACTCCCTG ACAAAATGGGGGAGCTTAGTGCAATTAGGAGCACAATAACCGACCGTATACCAAAGGCACAACGTGTAATGCTAACTTTGTGTCTTGAAAG GAAGGTGCACATGTTCCTCAACCAGCGGTTCCTGAAGCTGTGGCACTGGGATCAGATGCCAGCAATGCAATAA
- the LOC106370527 gene encoding uncharacterized protein LOC106370527 isoform X2: MKSHAYARICFCASTTQVTRTSHLRLCLQAKRIRCDTQQPQIWLSDVPLSIRFNERTSFEKLPTTVRTIPTEMFRFRPYDQLVELANTGKQLPDKMGELSAIRSTITDRIPKAQRVMLTLCLERDANFCVRLFDSLALAFHSKFDSYGREPRIILVTSVNPKIVAGRCTCSSTSGS, translated from the exons ATGAAAA GCCACGCTTATGCAAGGATCTGTTTCTGTGCTTCGACAACTCAGGTTACGAGAACGTCTCACCTAAGGCTCTGTCTACAGGCTAAGCGGATTCGATGTGACACGCAGCAACCCCAAATTTGGTTATCGGATGTGCCCCTCTCCATACGGTTCAATGAAAGAACTTCTTTTGAAAAGCTACCAACGACCGTTAGGACCATACCTACGGAAATGTTCCGATTCCGACCATACGACCAGTTAGTTGAGCTAGCTAACACCGGCAAACAACTCCCTG ACAAAATGGGGGAGCTTAGTGCAATTAGGAGCACAATAACCGACCGTATACCAAAGGCACAACGTGTAATGCTAACTTTGTGTCTTGAAAG GGATGCAAACTTTTGTGTAAGATTGTTTGACTCTTTGGCTCTTGCATTCCATAGCAAATTCGATAGCTATGGGAGAGAGCCAAGAATTATTCTTGTCACCAGTGTCAATCCTAAAATAGTTGCGG GAAGGTGCACATGTTCCTCAACCAGCGGTTCCTGA
- the LOC106370527 gene encoding uncharacterized protein LOC106370527 isoform X1, with the protein MKSHAYARICFCASTTQVTRTSHLRLCLQAKRIRCDTQQPQIWLSDVPLSIRFNERTSFEKLPTTVRTIPTEMFRFRPYDQLVELANTGKQLPDKMGELSAIRSTITDRIPKAQRVMLTLCLERDANFCVRLFDSLALAFHSKFDSYGREPRIILVTSVNPKIVAAGRCTCSSTSGS; encoded by the exons ATGAAAA GCCACGCTTATGCAAGGATCTGTTTCTGTGCTTCGACAACTCAGGTTACGAGAACGTCTCACCTAAGGCTCTGTCTACAGGCTAAGCGGATTCGATGTGACACGCAGCAACCCCAAATTTGGTTATCGGATGTGCCCCTCTCCATACGGTTCAATGAAAGAACTTCTTTTGAAAAGCTACCAACGACCGTTAGGACCATACCTACGGAAATGTTCCGATTCCGACCATACGACCAGTTAGTTGAGCTAGCTAACACCGGCAAACAACTCCCTG ACAAAATGGGGGAGCTTAGTGCAATTAGGAGCACAATAACCGACCGTATACCAAAGGCACAACGTGTAATGCTAACTTTGTGTCTTGAAAG GGATGCAAACTTTTGTGTAAGATTGTTTGACTCTTTGGCTCTTGCATTCCATAGCAAATTCGATAGCTATGGGAGAGAGCCAAGAATTATTCTTGTCACCAGTGTCAATCCTAAAATAGTTGCGG CAGGAAGGTGCACATGTTCCTCAACCAGCGGTTCCTGA